From Acidovorax sp. 1608163:
GCGCGGTATGGACGCACGAGCAACTCACCCCGCAGCAGCGTGATTTTCTGGCCCAGTTGCCCCTGACCGCCGAGGTGGGCGGCGTGCTGCTGGTGCACGCCAGCGCCGATGCCCCCGAAAGCTGGCGCTATGTGGACAACGAAGTGGTGGCAGCCCAGTGCCTGGAGGCTGCGACCCAGCACCCCGGAGTGCAGCATGTGTTTTGCGGCCATGTGCACTTGCAGACCCTGTACTACCGGGGGGCCGGGCGAGGACTGATGCGCTTTACGCCCATGGCGGGGGTCGCGGTGCCCGTGCCACCGCACCGGCAATGGGTGGCCACAGTGGGCTCGGTCGGCCAGCCGCGTGATGGAGACCCGCGCGCCATGTACGCCCTGCTGGACACCGACCACTGGCAGCTCAGATTTGAGCGCGTGCCCTACGCAGTGAGCGAGGCTGCTGCCGCCATTTTGGCCACGCGGGGGGCCCTGCCCGCCACCTTTGCCCACCGGCTGGAGGCGGGACGATGAAACTGCTGGAGCCCGGCGCCGTGGTGGACGGCTTTGTGGTGCGCGAATGCATCCACGCAGGGGGCATGGCCCACATTTACCGGGTCGAATACGCCAGCGGCGCGCCAGACCCCGGCTTTCCCATGGCCATGAAGATCCCGCGCATGACGGTGGGTGATGGGGCGGAGAACATCGTGGGGTTTGAGGTAGAGCTGCAAATCCTGCCTGCTCTTACCGGCCCGCATGTGCCGCGCTTTGTGGCCGCTGGCGACTTGCACCGGCTGCCCTACATCACCATGGAATACCTGCAGGGCCACACCCTGCAGCACTGGCTGGACGCTGGCGAGCGCCCAGACGATGCACAGATCGCCCGCCTGGGTGCGGCCCTGGCCCACGCCGTGCACAGCCTGCACCAGCAAAACGCCTGCCACCTCGACCTCAAGCCCGGCAACGTGCTCTTCACGCACGAGGACCACGCCGTGCTGCTGGACTTTGGCCTGTCGTGCCACGCGCACTTCCCGGATCTGCTGGCCGAAGAGCAGCGCAAGGCTGTGGGCTCGCCCGCCTGGATGGCGCCCGAGCAAGTGGTGGGCGTGCGGGGTGACCCGCGCAGCGACCTCTTCGCCATTGGCGTGATGCTGTACGAACTGGCCACGGGCGAGCTGCCTTTTGGCGCCCCCACCACCGATGGCGGCCTGCGCCAGCGGCTGTGGATGGTGCCCGCACCGCCGCGCAAGCACCGCCCCGACCTGGCCCCCTGGCTGCAAGAAATCATCTTGCGCTGCCTGGAGCCCGAGGCCGCGCAGCGCTACCCCTCGGCCGCCCACCTGGCCCTGGACTTGGCCAACCCCACCCAGGTGCGCATTACCGAGCGGGGGCGGCGCACCCAGGGCACT
This genomic window contains:
- a CDS encoding bifunctional serine/threonine-protein kinase/universal stress protein; its protein translation is MKLLEPGAVVDGFVVRECIHAGGMAHIYRVEYASGAPDPGFPMAMKIPRMTVGDGAENIVGFEVELQILPALTGPHVPRFVAAGDLHRLPYITMEYLQGHTLQHWLDAGERPDDAQIARLGAALAHAVHSLHQQNACHLDLKPGNVLFTHEDHAVLLDFGLSCHAHFPDLLAEEQRKAVGSPAWMAPEQVVGVRGDPRSDLFAIGVMLYELATGELPFGAPTTDGGLRQRLWMVPAPPRKHRPDLAPWLQEIILRCLEPEAAQRYPSAAHLALDLANPTQVRITERGRRTQGTPFLAHLKRWLRAAGMHYQPSPLPSQQIEETPIVMVAVPHSDVTDATLYSLREAVARSLGIRPGARLACVTVLSPSASSTSDSARSETALHRQHHARLRQWAQPLDLTEHPVSYHVLESSDVAHALVRYAEGNHVNMMILGAATHGLQTQRFIATVPMRVARDAPCTVILVKQALPFARLAGTA
- a CDS encoding metallophosphoesterase — its product is MKLALLSDIHSNRQALDACLQHARDQGAEHFALLGDLVGYGADPAYVVLQAMELAAAGHSVIGGNHDAFAVHPPVGADKGATSIAAQGAVWTHEQLTPQQRDFLAQLPLTAEVGGVLLVHASADAPESWRYVDNEVVAAQCLEAATQHPGVQHVFCGHVHLQTLYYRGAGRGLMRFTPMAGVAVPVPPHRQWVATVGSVGQPRDGDPRAMYALLDTDHWQLRFERVPYAVSEAAAAILATRGALPATFAHRLEAGR